The DNA region gaagcaatattctctactaacttGATTAATATAAGGTTAATTCTAtatcctctcttttcctattgattatgaataaaaaatcatCAACTTAAAATAAAAAGACATATGAGATTGGAATCGAGACCTATACACCTCTTCTACCAGTATCTTTCCGTGGTGTTACACATAAAGGcaatcatttccccttccttttcatcttcataattttcctcttacACATCACTTTGATAAATGATTCTATTCTCAGCCTATTCCTTgatacctccccttccttttcatcttcttgatTTTCCTCTACTACAACTCTAATAACAAATCccattctcaatctatttcttGATACCAACGGAattgtcacctatgactaattccgaTGCTGAATCCACAGGCCATTAAGATAACTAAAATCAATAACTAAAATGTTCCCTAACAACAAAGCATCATGGAGTGTTGTTTTTATCACATTTTGTCAACCCTTTCATCTCTCTGTGTTTGGGGCCAGGAGCCAATACTTGTCTGAATTATCTTAAATCATTACAAAAgggattatatgattatattaatctGCTTATAaaacattacaatctataatatccgGCTAAAACATGATTTTATTACCTTTTATGCCTCGCTGTACGGTATGGAAGCCACGACTCGTCTGACGAAGGCTGGTGACAATGTCTTTGCATTTTGCCTTCCTCCCATTAGGTTGCTAAGagtcagaaacaaacaaaacattcgtAGACAatcattatagttttattatATTTGCTATAACACTAATtattgctatattgatatacTTTCACaagcatataaaaatatttaaacaaacatttCAGCGAATCCATACATCTTTATGATTAGAACCAACACATctttgaaatgaataaataacgttctcgatatatatatatatatatatatatatatatatttaaataaataaataaataaatatatatatatatatatatatatatatatatatatatatatatatatgtatatatatatattatatatgtgtgtgtgtgtacactgatTCATACTACAATCCCGCTATACTTTTGCTCTACAAGAACCAAAAATCAACAGCCATCTTCCCATCAActtattcatgcatacacacacacacacacacacacacacacacgcacacacacacacacacacacacacacacacacacacacacacacacacacacacacacacacacacatatatatatatatatatatatatatatatatatgtatatatatatatgtatatatatatatatatatatatatatatatatatatatatatatatatatatatatatatatatatatatatatacgtgtgtgtgtatatgtataatatatatgtcttatgtctatgtttatatacacatctgtatatacatatattttcactcAATTTCTGAAAAAAGACTGAAAACAGGTGTGTCACTTACCTTTCCTGTAACATTAGCTCAGTCAAACATAGCAAGTTTATTTATTAAATCACATCAGTATAACAAACTCTTGCTTGTATTAACAATAGCATTCGACAGAgaggctttttttcttcttttactcttattattttcactttttttcttttgttatctatCTAGAGGGGAAATTTGTTTAAACAcctattataactgttatccaATGGAAGTTCTTTTTTTATGTCAAAATTGGTAGTAGGGGGAGATTTGAGGCCAGGGAAGGGTTCTTTTTAAACAAAGAGAGGCACATATACCCTCCcccaattatatttatatatatatatatatatatatatatatatatatatatatatatatatatatatatgtgtgtgtgtgtgtgtgtgtgtgtgtgtgtgttgtgggtcatgtagtgtgtgtgtgtgtgcgtgtgtgtgtgtgtaagaagaagaaaaagcttcTGTCGAATGCTATTGTTAATACAACCGAGAGTTTGTTATACTGGATGTGATTAATAACAAACTTGCTATGTTTAACCCGAGCTAAAGTTACAGGAAAAGGTAAGTGACACACCCGGTTTTCACTCTATTTTCAGAAATTAATtgaaaacggatttttttttgttttcgttcttttttatcttttatatatatatatatatattcatatatatatatatatatatatatatatatatatatatatatatatatatatatatatatatatatatatcgtccttTCATAAAACTGGCAATTTATCGACAAAAATGTAgagatatttataaaataaagagtgaataaacaataaagtaagtatatagataatcgaacagataaactaataaataaatacatgaacgattgagaaaaacaaaaaaataaaaataaaatagttacCCTAAAAGTATGCCTCTTCAAAAAACGGGATCATGGCGACCGTGAAGAACACCATTCCGACACAAATAAGTTCACAAATTAACATGCAGATTTCATTGAGAAGATTGCAGTCTCATCTAGTGTCTTTTGCCCCGGTTGCAGCGCTGAAAGGTCAAGCGGAAGTGAACTCGAGCTGGAAATGTCTATTCTGGGAGGAAAAAGGGTCATTTGActgttcacctttttttttttaaactatggATGGCAGAGGTATGAGTCTACAGGAATTCTTCTGTGTGACCTTTTTATGGTGGTGCTATTGTGGTTGAGTTtgcctcttttcttgttttcttgtctttgctTCTTCAAATATttgtttctattctctctctctctctctctctctctctctctctctctctctctctctctctctctctctctctctctctctctctctctctctctctctcaactctctctctctccacatgcacacacacacacacacatatcttcactctgtctctcctcccttacttcctctctatctcttgtctttcttcaCCATATGTAATTCTCCCTCTGTTTAtcgctttttatttctcttttctctaccattcattattcatctattctctttcatcttcttcctttcttctcctactctttcctctctttgccAAATGTTCATCTCATCCCCAATCACACAATgcgttctccctcattccctcaccctatttattcctctttctccatcattttctctccatccatacccatccccgtcctccctcactttccctgaCCCCtactattctccttctcctcacttccccccccatccatctccctcacccctccccctctatccttcttctccctcactttcccctctcccttcttctccatctctcttgttgttcattccccttcttcttctctccctcacctgcctccacccattctccatctccctcatttacccctctcccctgcttctccctcacccctcccccactccaccctccatctccctcactttcccctcttcactgcttctccctcactacccccgccctgtcccccttctccctcactttcccctctcccagaCCCATCCTTTTTCTCCGTCATTCTCCAttcctcatctcccccaccctatcccccttctccccctctctcctgcttctccctcaccctcctccaccctaccccccttcttccccgccactctccactccaccctgctttccccctcctccctccccacagtatccccccttctcccttgcttctccctcaccccccctccctcttccctcacttccccctctcctgcttctctcacccccaccctcctcctcacccccccacccttctccctcactttcctctctcctcatccccccactctatccccctcctccctccccctctctcccctgcttctccctcccctgtccccttcttccctcccaccaccccaccccacttcatttccccctcctccctcaccatccctaccccacctcctccctctcccctgcttctccctaaccccaccccacttttacctcctccctcacttccccctatccccctcccctcctccccacccccacccacctcctccctcacttccccctctccctgcctctctccctcacccctcacccctctcccacgcttctccctcaccctcacccccacctgcACGAGCAAGCAAAGGCGCTAACATTGATAAACTTGTCCACTTTAGGGTCTCTGCAGATGCTATGCCGGGCCTCCTGCGTGCGTGTGtcacattctcttctctcttcttctctctccttttcccttctttcgttttctctctcaggggggttcttttatttgattctctttttttcttgttttttatcttatattttctttttcttcattttttggtttcttcttttctttggtttctttattggttcttttatctttatctctcctttttccttctttcgttttttctcttttagggtgttcttttatttgattctctttcttcttgttctttatcttacattttctttttcgtttcttcgtctctccttttcttcggtttctttgtggttcttttatttactttctttcttcttgttctttatcttatatttctcttttcttcagttcttttctttctttgtctcttcttttcttcgttttctttattggttcatttttttactctcttttgttcttgaactttactcttatcttttcttcaggtctttttgtattctttcttccttcttcttttcttcttttcttttttcttttctttcttattctgtttttgttctttctctttttctctcctttttaaagttattttcttcctcttttgcttttttcccttttttttttttttttttttttttgcttttttgtgcttttctttttctttttttcaatctttctagctttttatatttagtttcctgtgtgagtgtgtctcgctttctctctctttttccctttttccttttcgatGATTTTTTACTTCTGtgactcttcccctctccttttttttgcattcttgttgttttcatctttttatcttttattatttgtggttatctattcatctttgaaatatttttcttgttgctctctttcatttttatgatatttttctttagtaatgacaatagtaatgaaaataacaataaaagtggtaatgataatgatagcgataagagtagtaataataatgatgataacaataatgttgataacgatgatgatgacaataataattcttatagtgatgataataacaataatgataataataataataacagtaataataataataataataataataataataataataataataataataataataataataataatgatgatgatagtgataat from Penaeus vannamei isolate JL-2024 unplaced genomic scaffold, ASM4276789v1 unanchor38, whole genome shotgun sequence includes:
- the LOC138860865 gene encoding uncharacterized protein — protein: KRKKITLKRREKEKEQKQNKKEKKKKKRKKEKGEIKIKEPIKK